From the Alkalibacter rhizosphaerae genome, one window contains:
- a CDS encoding DUF6951 family protein codes for MTKVHVQPGACGLNSTITVTRLDNDEDDYMVDIHIETESDNIKRLAKVLTKVNGMEQSFKNFMTSKIYELGAQQGLHLACPVPTAIIKAIEVECGLNVPRNVEIIFLDEE; via the coding sequence ATGACGAAAGTGCACGTACAACCTGGAGCCTGTGGTTTGAATTCCACCATTACAGTGACCAGATTGGACAACGATGAAGATGACTATATGGTAGACATCCACATCGAAACGGAATCCGACAACATCAAACGATTGGCCAAAGTGTTGACAAAAGTCAATGGGATGGAACAGTCCTTCAAGAATTTCATGACCTCAAAGATCTATGAACTGGGTGCCCAGCAAGGCCTTCATCTGGCTTGTCCAGTGCCCACCGCCATCATCAAGGCCATTGAAGTGGAATGCGGATTAAATGTCCCCAGAAACGTAGAGATCATTTTTTTGGACGAAGAATAG
- a CDS encoding Crp/Fnr family transcriptional regulator — MYDQIKCMKDLSIFSALNEEEKAQIPTIAEARTIKKGETVFLEGDPADTVYLIRKGKILLYKISEEGKEISLDLLQEDDFFGENTIFDNLLHTMNAKALEDTFVCTCSNANLPALLSNPNISVKIIRALGEKLNTYTDQIAAMAFQDVKGRVLGTLQRLAREYGKATNNGVRIDVVLNHQDLANLVNASRVMVTRTLAVLKEEGVIHHSKHHFYLKDRNDESCIDRPIQ; from the coding sequence ATGTACGATCAAATCAAATGCATGAAAGATCTATCCATATTTTCTGCATTGAATGAAGAAGAGAAAGCACAGATCCCAACTATTGCAGAAGCAAGGACCATTAAAAAAGGAGAAACGGTATTCCTGGAAGGAGACCCTGCGGATACGGTCTACTTAATACGCAAGGGGAAGATCCTGCTGTACAAGATCTCGGAAGAAGGGAAGGAGATCAGTTTGGATCTATTGCAGGAAGACGACTTCTTTGGGGAGAACACCATTTTTGACAACTTGCTTCATACAATGAATGCGAAAGCCCTGGAAGACACTTTTGTTTGCACCTGTTCCAACGCCAATCTGCCGGCACTATTGTCCAATCCAAACATTTCTGTCAAGATCATTCGCGCATTGGGAGAAAAATTGAACACCTATACGGATCAGATCGCTGCCATGGCCTTTCAGGATGTGAAGGGACGGGTCTTGGGAACATTGCAGCGATTGGCCAGGGAATACGGAAAAGCGACCAATAATGGTGTACGCATTGACGTGGTTTTGAACCATCAGGATCTGGCGAACCTGGTCAATGCCTCTCGGGTCATGGTCACCAGAACTCTTGCGGTGCTGAAGGAAGAAGGGGTGATCCATCACTCGAAACACCATTTCTATTTGAAAGACAGGAATGACGAATCATGTATCGATCGGCCGATCCAGTAG
- a CDS encoding phosphate/phosphite/phosphonate ABC transporter substrate-binding protein has protein sequence MSQKKRSGLYLSLLILFIAVILVMTGCVKEDPAPEAEEPVEQTGVLTGNVRTAMDADDNMVVKGVEVLLADGSTTHAYWDKGVTDQVMKDMEVLVESYDDPTYPWRIKEILFIPEIDHETATEEKDPLVWYLFYSGDEPLEDTGEARTLEIELSQKLDRPVTLEIAPADHSPTVLSSGEAQLALLDFDVFIKSASQAPYQVVLIPENEFASAYYRGEIVVKADHPAQSFSDLEGSRFAYTTQDDLAGYHLIAKMIADLGKDAASFFGQTLSLQYSSEAMIDALMQDEADAGILYSTQDFSTLEWFGVENDLRIVDTTAWLPSQILVLSEYLTEEDREEITRTLLELNSDPEAAEAMRNLYNGLFNITGFHKPDAAFKTTDQNARSATEISGW, from the coding sequence ATGTCTCAAAAGAAACGATCCGGGTTGTATTTGAGCTTGTTGATCCTGTTTATTGCAGTAATTTTGGTTATGACCGGGTGCGTAAAGGAAGATCCTGCACCAGAAGCGGAAGAACCTGTTGAACAAACTGGCGTCTTGACAGGAAATGTACGAACAGCCATGGATGCAGACGACAACATGGTGGTAAAAGGGGTGGAAGTCCTTCTGGCAGACGGAAGCACTACCCATGCCTATTGGGACAAGGGAGTCACCGACCAAGTCATGAAGGACATGGAAGTTCTGGTGGAAAGCTACGACGATCCAACCTATCCGTGGAGAATCAAGGAGATCCTTTTCATTCCGGAGATCGATCACGAAACTGCAACGGAAGAAAAGGATCCTTTGGTCTGGTATTTGTTTTACAGCGGAGACGAACCCCTGGAAGACACTGGCGAAGCAAGGACCTTGGAGATCGAACTGTCCCAAAAATTGGACCGTCCCGTTACATTGGAAATAGCACCGGCCGATCATAGCCCCACTGTTCTGTCTTCGGGAGAAGCCCAGCTCGCATTATTGGATTTTGACGTTTTTATCAAAAGCGCCTCCCAGGCACCCTATCAGGTCGTACTGATTCCGGAAAACGAGTTTGCCTCTGCCTACTATCGAGGAGAGATCGTTGTGAAAGCTGACCACCCCGCTCAATCCTTTTCCGATCTGGAAGGATCCCGATTTGCCTACACTACCCAGGATGACCTGGCCGGATACCATCTGATCGCCAAAATGATCGCCGATCTTGGAAAGGATGCCGCCAGTTTTTTTGGCCAGACCTTATCCCTTCAATACTCTTCGGAAGCCATGATCGATGCTTTGATGCAGGATGAAGCAGATGCGGGTATATTGTACTCGACCCAGGATTTCTCCACCTTGGAATGGTTTGGTGTGGAAAATGATCTTCGAATCGTGGACACTACTGCCTGGCTGCCTTCCCAAATCCTTGTTCTCAGCGAATACCTGACGGAAGAGGATCGGGAAGAAATAACCCGGACTTTACTGGAACTGAATTCCGACCCGGAAGCGGCTGAAGCAATGCGCAATCTCTACAATGGATTGTTCAATATCACCGGATTCCATAAGCCGGATGCCGCTTTTAAAACCACCGACCAGAATGCGCGATCCGCCACAGAGATTTCCGGATGGTAG
- a CDS encoding FAD-dependent oxidoreductase: MNMRRMKSVALLIAIFMITGLLFGCADNAGNDGEDNGNITTKQYDVVVLGAGAAGLAAAIEAAEGGASVALLEKLPVTGGSTILSGGIVYGTGSKLHEAAGVEDSVDDLVSYWTERADGKNDPAYLQFVAERSGETIDWLVDMGVEFGAPAPTGISPVARAVTSPEHGGGIIRPMEEYAKSKNVEILLQTEATELLKDENGAVSGVKAVDKDGNELIVESKAVVIATGGFDRSVELVKEYAPQADGHLSFAGQGNEGDGLLMAKEMGANVLSNGGVIGFRAVEGEVAYTTDVCMLMWMPYLYVNKDGNRFVNESIDYPIFYEELIKQPEQVGYLIFDGNTYMEALDKAVEKGSAFKAATLEELAVAAGIDAEQFQATVDNYNEMIANGEDTQFGKNVTGHPAIAKGDFYAVKVIPAILGTMTGIETNLDAEVLDAAGEPIKGLYAAGEVANGNFYNKVYPASGTSIQMCLTFGRVAGSNAASLAE; this comes from the coding sequence ATGAACATGAGAAGAATGAAAAGCGTAGCCTTACTTATTGCCATATTCATGATTACTGGATTACTTTTCGGATGTGCCGACAATGCCGGCAATGATGGAGAAGATAATGGAAATATCACGACGAAACAATATGACGTGGTCGTTTTGGGAGCAGGTGCAGCAGGACTGGCTGCCGCCATTGAGGCAGCAGAAGGTGGAGCAAGTGTTGCCTTGCTGGAAAAATTGCCGGTTACCGGTGGGAGCACCATTTTGTCCGGAGGGATCGTGTATGGAACAGGATCCAAGCTTCATGAAGCAGCCGGCGTGGAAGATAGTGTAGACGATCTGGTCAGCTATTGGACGGAGAGAGCTGATGGTAAAAACGATCCGGCCTACCTTCAATTTGTAGCGGAGCGATCCGGTGAAACCATCGACTGGTTGGTGGATATGGGTGTTGAATTCGGTGCGCCTGCTCCTACAGGGATCAGCCCCGTTGCCAGAGCAGTGACATCGCCGGAACATGGTGGTGGCATTATCAGACCTATGGAAGAATACGCAAAATCCAAGAATGTAGAAATATTACTGCAAACAGAGGCGACAGAACTGTTAAAGGATGAAAATGGAGCGGTCTCCGGTGTGAAAGCGGTAGACAAGGACGGAAACGAACTAATCGTTGAATCTAAAGCAGTAGTCATCGCAACAGGAGGATTTGATCGAAGCGTTGAATTGGTCAAGGAATATGCGCCGCAAGCGGATGGACATTTGAGTTTTGCAGGTCAAGGAAATGAAGGAGACGGTTTGCTCATGGCCAAAGAGATGGGAGCAAATGTTTTATCCAACGGCGGTGTCATCGGTTTTAGAGCGGTTGAAGGGGAAGTGGCATATACCACCGATGTGTGCATGTTGATGTGGATGCCTTACCTTTATGTGAACAAGGATGGAAATCGATTTGTGAATGAAAGCATCGACTACCCGATTTTTTACGAGGAACTGATCAAGCAACCGGAACAAGTCGGATATTTGATATTTGATGGAAATACATACATGGAAGCATTGGATAAAGCAGTGGAAAAAGGTTCGGCATTTAAAGCCGCCACGTTGGAAGAATTAGCGGTAGCTGCAGGAATCGATGCAGAACAATTTCAAGCAACTGTAGACAATTATAATGAAATGATCGCCAACGGCGAAGACACCCAATTTGGTAAAAATGTGACCGGTCATCCGGCCATTGCCAAGGGAGATTTTTACGCTGTAAAAGTGATTCCCGCCATTTTGGGAACCATGACAGGAATCGAAACAAATCTGGATGCTGAAGTTTTGGATGCTGCAGGAGAACCGATCAAAGGTCTGTATGCGGCAGGTGAAGTGGCAAATGGAAACTTCTACAACAAAGTATATCCAGCAAGTGGTACATCCATTCAGATGTGTCTGACTTTTGGACGTGTTGCAGGTTCCAACGCTGCATCTTTAGCAGAATAA
- a CDS encoding SulP family inorganic anion transporter: MFRMDQPLRPKLWTTLKGYTKEQFSKDVTAGILVAIIALPLSIALAISSGVTPEKGLHTAIIAGFLISFLGGSRVQIGGPTGAFMVIVYGIVATHGVDGLILATIMAGLLMILMGWLKLGSVIKFIPYPIITGFTSGIAVTIFSSQIKDFFGLQMESVPVEFIEKWHAYGNAVSTMDPRTMAIGVIALVIIIAWPKVNQKIPGAFVALVITSGLVSLLSLDVATIGSTFGTLTSALPTPRLPHVTFQEIRSLLGPAVTIALLGSVESLLSAVVADGMIGGKHRSNMELVAQGVANIASGLFGGIPATGAIARTVANIKNGGRTPVAGMIHALVLLLILLIFMPLAKSIPLATLSAILIMVAYNMSEWREFVGLFRAPKSDISVLLVTFFITVLFDLVIAIEVGMVLASFLFMKRMADVSHVQMIDLDASEEDPSQDRSALPDINNQEQQKKGIQIYAINGPFFFGATDLFLEAINQLGYKTKILIIDMKSVPAMDGTALHAFEQMIHTCGKREIRVKIAGIQKQPMQVLQKSGLYAELGAEEGFFDSVKEAVVTKGE, encoded by the coding sequence ATGTTTCGGATGGACCAGCCTCTTCGTCCAAAGCTGTGGACCACTTTAAAAGGATACACGAAAGAACAATTCTCCAAGGATGTGACCGCCGGCATCTTGGTCGCCATCATCGCTTTGCCCTTGTCCATCGCCCTAGCCATTTCATCCGGTGTCACACCGGAAAAAGGCCTTCATACGGCGATCATCGCCGGTTTCCTCATATCTTTTTTGGGTGGCAGCCGGGTGCAGATCGGAGGGCCTACCGGCGCCTTCATGGTCATCGTCTATGGGATCGTCGCCACCCATGGCGTGGATGGGTTGATCCTTGCCACCATCATGGCCGGACTGCTCATGATCCTCATGGGGTGGTTGAAACTGGGGTCTGTCATCAAATTCATCCCCTACCCCATTATCACAGGATTCACCAGCGGTATCGCCGTGACCATCTTCTCTTCTCAGATCAAAGATTTTTTCGGATTGCAAATGGAATCTGTCCCTGTTGAATTTATCGAAAAGTGGCATGCCTATGGAAATGCCGTCTCCACTATGGATCCGCGAACCATGGCCATCGGCGTGATCGCTCTGGTCATCATTATTGCATGGCCCAAAGTCAACCAAAAGATCCCCGGCGCCTTTGTGGCCTTGGTCATCACCAGCGGTTTGGTTTCCCTGCTGTCCTTGGATGTAGCCACCATCGGTTCCACTTTTGGCACCCTCACCTCCGCCTTGCCGACTCCCCGCTTGCCCCACGTGACCTTCCAGGAGATCCGTTCTCTCCTGGGTCCGGCTGTCACCATCGCTTTGCTGGGATCCGTAGAATCTCTGTTGTCCGCTGTTGTTGCAGACGGCATGATCGGCGGAAAACACCGTTCCAACATGGAACTCGTTGCCCAGGGTGTTGCCAACATCGCCAGCGGTTTGTTCGGCGGCATTCCTGCTACAGGCGCCATCGCCAGAACAGTCGCCAACATCAAAAATGGAGGCCGTACCCCGGTGGCCGGCATGATCCATGCCCTGGTCCTTCTCCTTATCTTGTTGATCTTCATGCCCTTGGCCAAATCCATCCCATTGGCCACTTTGTCCGCCATCTTGATCATGGTAGCTTACAACATGAGCGAATGGCGAGAATTCGTCGGTTTGTTCCGCGCTCCCAAAAGTGACATCTCCGTATTATTGGTGACTTTTTTCATCACGGTCCTCTTTGATTTGGTCATTGCCATCGAAGTAGGCATGGTCCTGGCTTCTTTCTTGTTTATGAAAAGAATGGCCGACGTCTCCCACGTGCAGATGATCGACCTGGACGCTTCGGAGGAAGACCCTTCCCAGGACCGATCCGCCTTGCCCGACATCAACAACCAGGAACAGCAAAAAAAGGGCATCCAAATCTACGCGATCAACGGTCCTTTCTTCTTTGGCGCCACCGATCTGTTTTTGGAAGCCATCAACCAGTTGGGATATAAAACCAAAATCTTGATCATTGACATGAAAAGTGTCCCTGCCATGGACGGGACGGCCTTGCATGCTTTTGAACAAATGATCCATACTTGCGGAAAGCGGGAGATCCGGGTCAAGATCGCAGGCATCCAAAAGCAGCCCATGCAAGTCCTCCAAAAGTCCGGACTGTATGCCGAACTTGGCGCGGAAGAAGGATTTTTCGATTCAGTGAAGGAAGCGGTCGTGACGAAAGGAGAGTGA
- a CDS encoding TetR/AcrR family transcriptional regulator — MQAKQKIYEVAKILYIREGYYKVSNKRLAEESGVNQGLITYYFKNKSNIAAIILREIYQIQISYLKNHVDVHKDPFLFNISADNLMSRLIYCSKDMTRFISEMIKERIILDNVYEGGQKNDLMIMIKALVPDSKENLNKHFRKFVAMTFPVAMEFQLEIWNGLDMSYEEYFETMVGLFVYGLDLPLQRKEWKKTAERSNEIVLEIMETHPHLKDPETYLFNRDLFQPSLVEQLLDLT, encoded by the coding sequence ATGCAGGCAAAGCAAAAAATTTACGAAGTTGCCAAAATCCTTTATATTCGCGAGGGATACTACAAAGTTTCCAATAAACGACTGGCGGAAGAATCCGGCGTCAATCAAGGACTGATCACATACTACTTCAAGAACAAGTCCAATATCGCCGCCATCATATTGCGGGAGATCTATCAAATACAGATCTCTTATTTGAAAAACCATGTCGATGTCCATAAGGATCCTTTCCTGTTCAACATATCCGCCGATAATTTGATGAGTCGATTGATTTACTGTTCAAAGGACATGACCCGTTTTATATCAGAAATGATCAAGGAACGGATCATCCTGGACAATGTGTACGAAGGCGGGCAAAAAAACGACCTGATGATCATGATCAAAGCACTGGTACCGGATAGCAAGGAAAATTTGAACAAACACTTCCGAAAGTTTGTTGCCATGACCTTTCCAGTTGCCATGGAATTCCAATTGGAGATCTGGAACGGTCTGGACATGAGCTATGAAGAATATTTTGAGACCATGGTGGGTCTTTTTGTGTATGGGCTGGATCTGCCCCTTCAAAGGAAGGAATGGAAAAAAACAGCCGAAAGATCCAACGAGATCGTCCTGGAGATCATGGAGACCCATCCCCATTTGAAAGATCCGGAGACTTATCTATTCAACAGGGACCTGTTCCAGCCTTCCCTGGTGGAACAACTATTGGATCTGACTTGA
- a CDS encoding TetR/AcrR family transcriptional regulator encodes MTATNLDKETADRLIDKAIEIFSTKGYSATKLTDITDSLSISRGPIYYHFKDKLGLYAAAFDRFEEGLRTIHNRVFSTNKILMDQMEDMIFDFVKHISVFGDNFFFMVDDIKDLEEISKRYHTMNLELYEDKIRLVEEAQKQGQLKPTMTPKKIVDYVYLVYFAILEGINSNILESYSDEEIKEWIRIQFYGLNVRIMEQ; translated from the coding sequence ATGACGGCTACGAATTTAGACAAGGAAACAGCAGATCGACTGATTGACAAAGCCATTGAAATATTTTCAACAAAAGGTTACTCCGCAACGAAACTGACGGATATTACCGACAGCCTTTCCATATCCAGAGGACCAATATATTATCACTTTAAAGACAAGTTGGGGCTTTATGCTGCAGCATTCGACCGATTTGAAGAAGGGCTTCGCACCATTCACAATCGGGTGTTTTCGACCAATAAAATTTTGATGGACCAAATGGAAGACATGATTTTTGATTTTGTCAAACACATATCTGTTTTTGGAGACAATTTTTTCTTTATGGTGGATGACATCAAAGATCTTGAGGAGATCAGCAAGCGTTATCACACCATGAATCTTGAGCTCTACGAAGATAAGATCCGGCTGGTGGAAGAAGCCCAAAAACAAGGGCAATTAAAACCCACTATGACTCCTAAGAAGATCGTAGATTATGTGTATCTGGTTTATTTTGCGATCCTGGAAGGGATCAACAGCAATATACTGGAGTCTTACTCCGATGAAGAAATCAAAGAGTGGATCCGCATCCAGTTTTACGGACTTAATGTGCGAATCATGGAACAATGA
- a CDS encoding universal stress protein — protein sequence MKKVLLPIDGSEFSDRAIEKAVSMIKSCGSEVYLLHVSGGDVSSLYDSTFAATAGMTVEGYFMEAEGQGKELLETAKAKIQEGAPDNKVETILLTGPGDVATRIIGAAEELGADVIIMGSEGASSATKGFMLGSVTNKVLYRTTTPVMVVK from the coding sequence ATGAAAAAAGTTTTGTTGCCGATTGATGGATCGGAATTCTCCGATCGAGCTATTGAAAAAGCAGTGTCCATGATAAAATCCTGCGGCAGTGAGGTGTACCTGCTTCACGTATCCGGGGGTGATGTTTCCAGCCTTTATGACTCTACCTTTGCCGCAACGGCTGGTATGACCGTAGAAGGCTATTTCATGGAAGCAGAGGGCCAAGGAAAAGAACTTTTGGAAACAGCGAAAGCTAAAATACAGGAGGGCGCACCTGACAACAAGGTGGAAACGATCCTTCTAACGGGACCTGGAGATGTGGCCACCAGGATCATCGGAGCAGCGGAAGAGCTGGGTGCAGATGTGATCATCATGGGTTCGGAAGGTGCTAGCAGTGCAACAAAGGGCTTTATGCTCGGCAGCGTCACCAATAAGGTATTGTATCGAACGACGACCCCAGTGATGGTGGTAAAATAA
- a CDS encoding FMN-binding protein: MKKKLLLFALLTLMVAFAFGCAGGPKWQDGTYTGVGEGLQDDITVSVSIEDGKIAAVEVVEHRESPGVSEPALEQIPEIIVENQSAEVDVVAGVTYTSDGIMQAVSDALSKAE; this comes from the coding sequence ATGAAGAAGAAGTTGCTTTTATTTGCTTTATTGACGTTGATGGTTGCTTTTGCATTCGGATGTGCCGGCGGACCCAAATGGCAGGACGGTACCTATACAGGGGTCGGGGAAGGGCTTCAGGACGATATCACCGTTTCCGTTTCAATAGAAGATGGGAAAATAGCTGCTGTGGAAGTGGTGGAACACCGTGAATCACCAGGCGTTTCAGAACCTGCACTGGAACAGATCCCCGAAATCATCGTTGAAAACCAAAGCGCAGAAGTGGATGTGGTTGCAGGAGTGACGTATACATCCGACGGCATCATGCAAGCAGTATCCGATGCATTGAGCAAAGCGGAATAA
- a CDS encoding DUF4037 domain-containing protein, with protein MKGLALSRSFYETYWRDMEEKLRQEFGTASAYGLVGEGSECFGFDDEISRDHHWGAGLCIWLPDHAPREAVDGVNKFYRSLPDVFLGYPVRKPAEKGERRIGAFHVSTFVHHLLGVDDLPSTLQEWWGISEYALATMVNGAVFQDRKRIITPVRDHFFDYYPQDARIKKIAGWAMIMGQAGQYNYSRCLKRKDLVTAHYVVGLFMEATAGMIHGLNRRFMPYYKWMHHSLETLPVLGKEAHETLKDLAVNMRDEEGMWANVQKIEELSWKVVLELKTQGLTDQNSDFLFDQGPVINTRIQDEELRNMPLFLSK; from the coding sequence ATGAAAGGGCTGGCCCTGTCCAGGTCGTTTTATGAGACTTACTGGAGAGACATGGAAGAAAAACTGCGGCAGGAGTTTGGTACGGCTTCCGCTTATGGACTCGTTGGAGAAGGGTCGGAGTGCTTTGGATTCGACGATGAGATCTCCAGAGATCATCACTGGGGTGCAGGTCTGTGCATTTGGTTGCCGGATCACGCGCCCAGGGAGGCCGTCGATGGGGTGAACAAATTTTATCGAAGTCTTCCGGATGTGTTTCTAGGATATCCGGTACGAAAGCCGGCAGAAAAGGGAGAACGGAGGATCGGTGCATTCCACGTATCTACCTTTGTTCATCATCTGTTGGGTGTAGATGATTTGCCCAGCACCTTGCAGGAATGGTGGGGAATTTCCGAATATGCCTTGGCCACCATGGTCAATGGAGCCGTCTTTCAAGACCGCAAAAGGATCATCACCCCTGTCCGGGATCATTTTTTCGACTATTATCCCCAGGATGCCCGCATCAAGAAAATAGCCGGATGGGCCATGATCATGGGGCAGGCAGGACAGTACAATTATTCCAGATGCCTGAAGCGAAAGGACCTGGTGACAGCCCATTACGTCGTGGGACTCTTTATGGAAGCAACAGCTGGAATGATCCACGGGCTGAATCGACGATTCATGCCCTATTACAAGTGGATGCACCATTCCCTGGAAACCCTTCCGGTCCTGGGTAAAGAAGCGCATGAGACCTTGAAGGACCTGGCGGTGAACATGAGAGATGAAGAGGGAATGTGGGCGAATGTTCAAAAGATCGAAGAACTCAGCTGGAAAGTGGTTCTGGAACTGAAGACCCAAGGCTTGACGGATCAAAACTCGGATTTCCTGTTTGATCAGGGCCCTGTCATCAACACAAGGATCCAGGATGAGGAACTTCGAAACATGCCCTTGTTTTTGTCCAAATAG
- a CDS encoding DUF4125 family protein: MATKERLIEEIISMEWDMFQGVNNQGGKASCQEDPKTFQVMRRSQALTRSAEMLASYHKDLEEARTAGINLMTEKYAWMMKYTSPGEFEEIRSILPELSDEKRRWIRRIMATERNFQSEFAARYPCLAAMGRPSTREEERPGVTSIETYMESELATYSQNTLEIYCNDIETMRNLGINRAELEVYEMMKGYGFSDLQQAEDYCIQRKKEGRP; this comes from the coding sequence ATGGCAACAAAAGAAAGGTTGATCGAAGAGATCATTTCCATGGAATGGGACATGTTCCAGGGAGTCAACAACCAGGGAGGAAAAGCTTCCTGCCAAGAGGATCCGAAAACGTTTCAGGTGATGCGCAGGTCCCAGGCATTGACCAGATCTGCAGAGATGCTTGCCAGCTATCATAAAGATCTGGAAGAGGCCCGAACGGCAGGGATCAACCTGATGACAGAGAAATACGCCTGGATGATGAAGTATACCAGCCCTGGGGAATTTGAAGAGATCCGATCCATCCTACCCGAGCTGTCTGATGAAAAAAGAAGATGGATCCGTCGAATCATGGCTACGGAAAGAAATTTCCAGTCGGAATTTGCAGCCCGATATCCGTGTCTGGCCGCCATGGGGCGTCCATCGACCAGGGAGGAAGAGCGTCCGGGCGTGACATCCATTGAAACCTACATGGAAAGCGAACTGGCGACCTATTCTCAAAATACCCTGGAAATTTACTGCAACGACATCGAAACCATGAGAAACCTTGGGATCAACCGGGCGGAACTGGAAGTTTATGAAATGATGAAGGGCTACGGCTTTTCCGATCTCCAGCAGGCGGAAGACTACTGCATCCAACGAAAAAAGGAGGGCCGGCCATGA
- a CDS encoding MFS transporter has protein sequence MQKSLFFTITVLFWFSLYVYVPELSTYAQQLGASFTMIGIIVGSYGFTQMVLRIPLGIASDRFGQRKVFIQLGVLILGISAWTTFAAPSPMALFLTRMSAGIAASTWVVFTIYFSGFFTTGETIKSVGIINSYNALGQLLAMVLGGITSYYFGVKYLYLLAAISGVLAFLLAAFLPKEVVKRTTTRSLNLKKVLKNHQLLLASSIAVLSQLITFGTAFGFVPILAKNLGAENFQLSLLTALVIIPALLFARLSTDLFSRRIGKKRTLQVGFLISALLCIIMPWIRSLSVLYLAQFFAGVGRSMTMPLLMGLAIDEIDPENRATAMGVFQATYGIGMIIGPMLLGMIAEQYNLQWGFAVTGVFGLAAIVLAGKIKQ, from the coding sequence ATGCAGAAATCATTATTTTTCACCATCACCGTTTTGTTTTGGTTTTCCTTATATGTATACGTACCGGAATTGTCCACTTATGCACAACAGTTGGGTGCCAGCTTCACCATGATCGGGATCATCGTCGGTTCCTATGGATTCACGCAAATGGTTCTGAGGATCCCCTTGGGCATTGCTTCCGACCGGTTTGGACAGCGGAAAGTGTTTATTCAGTTGGGTGTGCTGATATTGGGTATAAGCGCCTGGACCACCTTTGCGGCACCGTCACCCATGGCCTTGTTTTTGACCAGAATGTCTGCCGGGATCGCCGCTTCGACCTGGGTGGTCTTTACCATTTATTTCTCCGGATTCTTCACAACCGGAGAAACCATCAAATCCGTAGGCATCATCAACAGCTACAATGCGCTGGGACAATTGCTGGCCATGGTACTGGGAGGGATAACATCCTACTACTTTGGAGTCAAATATCTCTATTTGCTGGCGGCGATCAGCGGAGTCCTTGCTTTTTTGCTGGCAGCCTTCTTACCGAAAGAAGTTGTCAAAAGAACCACTACAAGATCCTTGAACTTGAAAAAGGTGCTGAAAAACCACCAGCTGCTGCTGGCGTCATCCATAGCCGTCCTGTCCCAACTGATCACCTTTGGCACCGCATTCGGTTTCGTCCCCATCCTTGCAAAAAATCTGGGCGCAGAAAATTTTCAACTCAGCCTGTTGACGGCCCTTGTGATCATTCCGGCTTTGTTGTTTGCCAGGCTTTCAACGGACCTGTTTTCCAGGCGCATTGGGAAAAAAAGAACGCTGCAGGTCGGATTTTTGATCAGCGCCCTGCTATGCATCATCATGCCCTGGATCCGTTCCTTGTCCGTCTTGTATCTGGCACAATTTTTCGCTGGAGTAGGTCGAAGCATGACCATGCCCTTGCTGATGGGACTGGCCATCGATGAGATCGATCCGGAAAATCGAGCCACAGCCATGGGTGTTTTTCAAGCGACCTACGGGATCGGAATGATCATTGGTCCCATGCTTCTTGGCATGATCGCAGAGCAGTATAACCTACAATGGGGTTTTGCCGTGACGGGAGTTTTTGGATTGGCTGCCATCGTTTTGGCCGGAAAGATAAAACAGTGA
- a CDS encoding SHOCT domain-containing protein — protein MMRYFSNNRFPRSGGDGFNGFQDFCGGIANNLYPWGGIILMFIGLAVIGLLIYLIVKGNKSVSSSSDTTAAPEQKKDTDYFVRILKESYAKGQISDEEFERKVRILRENE, from the coding sequence ATGATGAGATACTTTTCAAACAATAGGTTCCCCCGCAGCGGTGGGGACGGCTTTAATGGTTTTCAAGATTTCTGTGGCGGCATCGCCAACAATTTGTATCCTTGGGGAGGGATTATTTTGATGTTTATAGGTTTGGCAGTGATCGGCTTGTTGATCTATCTGATCGTCAAGGGAAACAAATCCGTTTCCAGTAGCAGTGATACAACAGCTGCACCGGAACAAAAGAAGGACACGGATTACTTTGTCCGCATCCTGAAAGAAAGTTATGCAAAAGGACAGATCAGCGATGAAGAATTCGAACGTAAAGTTCGGATCCTGCGAGAAAACGAGTAA